The following proteins come from a genomic window of Phnomibacter ginsenosidimutans:
- the yihA gene encoding ribosome biogenesis GTP-binding protein YihA/YsxC — MPEPSAPEWLFLSAMEIINASYLISKPDVAQCPAADRPEFAFIGRSNVGKSSLINMLTGNQRLAKTSAAPGKTQMINHFVVKSRNSANAKSVAEWYLVDLPGYGYAKVSQKNRKSWGKMIDDYLRKRDNLLTTFVLIDSRHEPQAIDLEFVNQMGEWQLPFAIVFTKADKMKPGGLQRNVEAFAAALRENWEALPAFFISSSTDKSGKTEILDYVQGILKSVSK; from the coding sequence ATGCCGGAGCCATCCGCTCCAGAATGGCTATTTTTGTCGGCTATGGAAATCATCAATGCCAGTTACCTCATCAGCAAACCCGATGTGGCCCAGTGCCCGGCAGCAGACCGGCCTGAGTTTGCTTTCATTGGCCGCAGCAATGTGGGCAAAAGCTCCCTCATCAATATGCTGACGGGCAATCAACGGCTGGCCAAAACCTCCGCCGCTCCCGGCAAAACCCAAATGATCAACCACTTTGTGGTAAAGAGCCGCAACAGTGCCAATGCCAAATCGGTAGCCGAATGGTACCTGGTGGATTTACCCGGTTATGGGTATGCCAAAGTGAGCCAAAAAAACCGCAAGAGCTGGGGCAAAATGATTGACGATTACCTGCGCAAAAGAGACAACTTACTCACCACTTTTGTACTCATCGACAGCAGGCATGAGCCGCAGGCTATCGACCTTGAATTTGTGAACCAGATGGGTGAATGGCAGTTGCCTTTTGCCATTGTGTTTACGAAGGCAGATAAAATGAAACCTGGCGGACTGCAGCGAAATGTGGAAGCATTTGCCGCTGCCCTTCGGGAAAATTGGGAAGCGTTGCCAGCTTTTTTCATTAGCAGCAGTACCGACAAAAGCGGCAAAACAGAAATACTCGATTATGTGCAGGGCATTTTAAAATCTGTTTCGAAGTAA
- a CDS encoding ribonuclease H-like YkuK family protein gives MRWRKFNGETISLPIKQAVEDAIKREHAIGNKLKVCIGTDSQVKGIDTEFATVIVFLRERSGGFMFIHNERTTQKFSIKERMLVEVAKSIEIAYELCDLFTQYEVDMEVHADINTNPSFKSNEALREAMGYILGMGFAFKAKPEAFASSSCANKVVN, from the coding sequence ATGCGTTGGAGAAAATTCAATGGCGAAACCATTAGCCTTCCCATTAAGCAGGCAGTGGAAGACGCCATCAAAAGAGAACACGCCATTGGCAATAAGCTCAAGGTGTGCATTGGTACCGATAGTCAGGTAAAAGGCATCGATACAGAATTTGCAACGGTCATTGTATTTCTGCGGGAACGTAGTGGCGGATTTATGTTCATTCACAATGAACGAACCACACAAAAATTCAGCATCAAAGAACGCATGTTGGTAGAAGTAGCCAAGAGCATTGAAATTGCTTATGAGCTTTGCGACCTCTTTACCCAATACGAAGTAGACATGGAAGTACATGCCGACATTAACACCAATCCCAGTTTTAAAAGCAACGAGGCACTGCGGGAAGCCATGGGCTACATACTCGGTATGGGCTTTGCCTTCAAAGCCAAGCCCGAAGCCTTTGCCAGCAGTAGCTGTGCCAATAAAGTGGTGAACTAA
- a CDS encoding nucleotide pyrophosphohydrolase, whose protein sequence is MTIEQAQQQVDQWIKTVGVRYFNELTNLGILMEEVGELSRLMVRTYGEQSFKESDKGKELADEMADVLWVLICLANQTGVDLTTALQKNFEKKNIRDANRHQQNEKLQ, encoded by the coding sequence ATGACCATCGAACAAGCACAGCAGCAAGTAGACCAGTGGATCAAAACCGTGGGTGTCCGCTATTTTAATGAGCTCACCAACCTGGGCATCCTCATGGAAGAAGTGGGCGAACTCAGCCGCCTGATGGTGCGTACCTACGGCGAGCAATCGTTTAAAGAAAGTGATAAGGGCAAGGAGCTGGCCGATGAAATGGCCGATGTGTTGTGGGTGCTGATATGCCTGGCCAACCAAACCGGTGTAGACCTAACTACTGCTCTCCAAAAAAACTTCGAAAAGAAAAACATCCGCGACGCCAACCGCCATCAGCAAAACGAAAAGTTGCAGTAA
- the dtd gene encoding D-aminoacyl-tRNA deacylase produces MRVVIQRVTEASVTVENNITGQIGLGLLVLVGIEDADSTEDMQWLCNKIVNLRIFDDADKVPNLSVKDVDGGILLISQFTLHAATKKGNRPSYIRASKPDFAKPMYEKMIAQLSTELGKPVATGIFGADMKVRLLNDGPLTIVIDSKNKE; encoded by the coding sequence ATGAGAGTAGTGATACAACGGGTAACCGAAGCCAGCGTAACGGTAGAGAACAACATCACCGGCCAAATAGGATTGGGCCTGCTGGTATTGGTTGGTATTGAAGATGCCGACAGCACAGAAGACATGCAATGGCTGTGTAATAAAATAGTAAACCTCCGCATTTTTGATGATGCCGACAAAGTACCCAACCTGTCGGTAAAAGATGTGGATGGCGGCATCTTGCTCATCAGCCAGTTCACCCTGCATGCCGCTACCAAAAAAGGTAACCGCCCTTCGTACATCCGGGCCAGCAAACCCGATTTTGCCAAGCCCATGTACGAAAAAATGATTGCGCAACTCAGCACCGAATTGGGTAAGCCGGTAGCCACCGGCATTTTTGGCGCCGATATGAAAGTGCGGCTGCTCAACGACGGCCCGCTGACGATTGTGATTGATTCAAAAAACAAAGAGTGA
- a CDS encoding acyltransferase family protein translates to MTAPAATRFKALDVFRGLTVCLMIIVNTPGDGSVSFSPLQHAKWHGFTPTDLVFPSFLFAVGNAMSFVMLKWSNMPQSQVLLKIAKRTFIIFLLGYLMYWFPFVKYQDGAYVAFPFAETRVFGVLQRIALCYGAAALMVYYLKSKTMYWLSAGMLLLYWGLCYWLAPAGADALSLEGNATTVLDKWLIGEAHMYHGDSIAFDPEGLLSTLPAIVNVVAGFAAGRYIQQQGRSYEMLAKLLMAGAVLLAAAYAWDLVFPINKKLWTSSFVLHTVGLDLLILSVVMYVLDFAGRNRWAYFFEVFGKNPLFIYLLSEVIAILLWFFHTADGQPMYQWVYQTFFGFIGGPVGSLLFALAVMMVCWLTGYVMDKRKWYVRV, encoded by the coding sequence ATGACTGCTCCAGCTGCCACCCGTTTCAAAGCCCTCGATGTATTTCGTGGGCTCACCGTTTGCCTCATGATTATTGTAAACACGCCCGGTGATGGTAGTGTTTCTTTTTCGCCCTTGCAGCATGCTAAATGGCACGGCTTTACGCCCACCGATTTGGTGTTTCCCAGTTTTCTTTTCGCCGTAGGCAATGCCATGAGTTTTGTAATGCTCAAGTGGAGCAACATGCCGCAGTCGCAGGTGCTGCTCAAAATAGCCAAACGAACATTCATTATATTTCTACTGGGCTACCTTATGTACTGGTTTCCGTTTGTGAAGTATCAGGATGGTGCTTATGTTGCTTTTCCTTTTGCTGAAACACGGGTATTTGGTGTATTGCAGCGCATTGCGCTTTGCTATGGTGCTGCAGCACTCATGGTGTATTACCTCAAATCCAAAACCATGTATTGGCTCAGTGCAGGTATGTTGCTGTTGTATTGGGGTTTGTGCTATTGGCTGGCGCCAGCAGGTGCCGATGCGCTAAGCCTCGAAGGTAATGCAACGACGGTGCTCGATAAGTGGCTCATTGGCGAAGCCCATATGTACCATGGCGATAGCATTGCCTTCGATCCCGAAGGTTTGCTGAGCACACTGCCAGCTATTGTAAATGTGGTAGCAGGTTTTGCTGCCGGCCGGTACATTCAGCAACAAGGCCGCAGTTATGAAATGCTGGCCAAACTGCTCATGGCTGGCGCTGTGTTGCTAGCCGCAGCCTATGCATGGGATCTTGTTTTTCCCATCAACAAAAAACTGTGGACCAGCTCTTTTGTGCTGCATACCGTTGGCCTCGATTTACTCATTTTATCCGTAGTAATGTATGTGCTCGATTTTGCCGGCCGCAACCGTTGGGCTTATTTCTTCGAAGTGTTTGGCAAAAATCCATTGTTCATTTACCTGCTCAGCGAAGTAATCGCCATCCTCTTGTGGTTCTTCCATACTGCCGATGGACAGCCCATGTATCAGTGGGTGTACCAAACCTTCTTCGGCTTCATTGGCGGGCCGGTAGGTTCCTTGCTCTTTGCCCTTGCTGTCATGATGGTTTGCTGGCTCACCGGCTATGTGATGGACAAACGCAAGTGGTATGTAAGGGTGTAA
- a CDS encoding CoA-binding protein: MSESKKTVIIGASDNSSRYSYIAANRLVAHGHEVVPIGIKAGRVAGLDIITDHPALEQVDTITMYINPQRQPAYYSYILSLQPKRVIFNPGTENEELEEMLQQQGIQTMEACTLVMLSTGHF; encoded by the coding sequence ATGAGTGAGAGCAAAAAAACGGTCATTATTGGTGCATCTGACAACAGCAGCCGGTACAGTTACATTGCAGCCAACCGCTTGGTGGCGCATGGCCACGAGGTAGTGCCCATTGGCATAAAAGCCGGCCGGGTAGCAGGGCTCGATATCATTACCGACCATCCGGCGCTGGAGCAGGTGGATACCATTACGATGTACATCAATCCGCAGCGCCAGCCGGCTTATTACAGTTACATTTTGAGTTTGCAGCCAAAGCGGGTGATTTTTAACCCCGGTACCGAAAACGAGGAACTGGAAGAAATGCTACAGCAGCAAGGCATACAAACCATGGAAGCCTGCACCCTCGTTATGCTCAGCACAGGGCATTTTTAA
- a CDS encoding DCC1-like thiol-disulfide oxidoreductase family protein produces the protein MSAIQYQLLYDADCPLCVWYTGYFKQHGYLQPAEVVPMQQANLQNLPGLHRQKMTNEIPLVNIAQQSVRYGSDAIIAIIGKKHPTLAKIASWRAFQPFIKTLYSFISYNRKVITGTLPSCSHMTCAPAFHLRNRMAFVVLMQLLISAVFIPGIVTGFGLPFTLHEGWWMMGVSAILSIAFFLHEKQQQLWMELCGQMTMWFLLTSVGAWLLANVQHYLQMPWFTAVAGTFYFLQLLWPQSKQRWQYVQLQYSLYKNA, from the coding sequence ATGTCAGCAATACAATATCAGTTACTCTACGATGCCGACTGTCCGCTTTGTGTATGGTATACCGGATACTTCAAACAACATGGCTATTTACAACCCGCAGAAGTGGTGCCCATGCAGCAGGCTAACCTGCAAAATTTACCGGGCCTGCACCGCCAAAAAATGACCAATGAAATTCCGTTGGTAAATATTGCACAACAGTCTGTGCGTTATGGTTCAGATGCCATCATTGCAATCATTGGTAAAAAGCATCCAACCCTTGCTAAAATAGCTTCCTGGAGAGCTTTTCAGCCGTTCATCAAAACCTTGTACAGCTTCATTTCTTACAATAGAAAAGTAATTACAGGTACCTTGCCTTCTTGCAGCCACATGACTTGTGCACCTGCATTTCATTTGCGGAACCGCATGGCTTTTGTTGTGCTGATGCAGCTACTCATCAGTGCGGTTTTTATTCCCGGAATAGTTACAGGTTTTGGCCTTCCATTTACTTTGCATGAAGGCTGGTGGATGATGGGTGTGTCTGCTATATTAAGCATCGCTTTTTTCTTACATGAAAAGCAGCAACAATTGTGGATGGAGTTATGTGGCCAAATGACCATGTGGTTCTTGTTGACGTCGGTTGGTGCTTGGTTGCTGGCCAACGTGCAACACTATTTGCAAATGCCTTGGTTCACGGCAGTAGCAGGAACCTTTTACTTTTTACAATTGCTTTGGCCACAAAGCAAGCAACGCTGGCAATATGTACAACTTCAATACAGCTTGTATAAAAATGCATAG
- a CDS encoding GbsR/MarR family transcriptional regulator, whose amino-acid sequence MNIRELINWGLVDRVVVPGERKEYFQAEKDIWKVARIIVRERKKRELEPMLKFIESLQQVYEGGTEAELQSFHQTMESIRKFGRQTDQAMEAMLKAEENWLVSTLLKLVK is encoded by the coding sequence ATGAACATTCGTGAACTCATTAATTGGGGATTGGTAGACAGGGTAGTGGTGCCCGGCGAACGTAAAGAATATTTTCAGGCGGAAAAAGACATCTGGAAAGTGGCCCGCATCATTGTAAGGGAACGCAAAAAGCGGGAGCTGGAGCCCATGCTCAAATTCATTGAAAGCCTGCAGCAGGTATATGAAGGCGGTACCGAAGCCGAGCTCCAGTCATTTCATCAAACCATGGAAAGCATACGCAAGTTTGGCCGCCAAACCGACCAGGCAATGGAAGCCATGCTGAAAGCCGAAGAAAACTGGCTGGTGAGCACCCTGCTAAAACTGGTGAAGTAA